ACCTTGGAGGAAGTTCCAAGCACTTTGGAGTAGGGTTGGAGAAGCTCACAATATCAGTGCAAGGCCTTGGCTTCCCTGGCTCCTCTTCCCAACCAAATGGAACTGAAGCTGAGGTGAAAAGTGGTGGAGTTTTCATCCCTGATCTCTCTGGAGAATGCATTGTAGGAGGGTTCAACAAGGGTAGCTTTGGTATCTTGCACTGATCTGCCTCAAACTCTACTTCACAACCACCCATcactactctctctctctctctctctctcacacacactttGTGTGTTGGAACAACTATGAGTCTATAAGTGTTAGCTTTTGACTGTGCTttttgaagttttgatgatataaaagaagaaaagacaaTATTGAAATGTGGAAGAGATGAAGGGAAGGTCTTTCAGCCGAAAAGGTTGGATCTTTCGGTCATATTGGTATTTCTGTGAGGCAAATTAAGCTCCAAATCAAAATGGGGTCTCATTCATCACTATTAATATTACGTGTAATTGTGAAATAATGTGCATACATAGACTACTGAGGAGTGGGGACTTTAATTTCTTCACACGATAACGTTTGCTGGAGCCGTATAACGAATAGAAAATAAACTCCTCcttcaattcaaattaaatgCCTTATTTTTTTACTGCGCAATTATTTCATCATTGGCATTGGATTTTGCTTTTGTAAAAGTCGCTAAGTGGTTTGATTATTATCAAATCAAATCAGTTTGTTGGTGTCAAACTAGAAACTTGAGCATTTTGTTTAATTGCTTGCGTGGAAGGGGCTAGCTAGGACTTTAGGAAAAGGAATATTTGGACGCGATTTAAGtgtgaaaatatatttgatgatGATcgtttacaatattattttaaaagaaaataattttgcaaAGTTGAATTTAGAATAAAGTGatttatatttagattttttttacccacaaatttgttagttttattaaaaatatcagtGAAGATTCAAACTCCCTTCACTTtatgtctatattttttaagtcaatcttatattttcatatttagatattttaattttaaaataagttaatagtaaaattaggtataaacttatttatttaatataaatgttacTTAAAGCTatttaaactcaaaattaatttcgATTCATAATTAATCTTGTAACGTAAGATTTGATCTTATGTGAATTTAAACATACacataacatgaaaaaaaaaagataaatgcataaatttgattttaaaaaaatgaaattatgatgaataattttaacatttagtTAATAATAAGTACATAAATGATATTTGACTAATATTTGTTTTTCGTTTCTCATTTTCTCCCCACtcgaaaaataataatttttgtgagCCTCCCACTATCTTTTCTTCTCAACTTTCCATTTTACTCTTTAATCCatggttaaaatttaaaatttttcttttcaccaaTCTCCACTCATTTTCATTCCAACCGCACATACTACTGGCTCAAATAGTCAAATACATGTAACACTCCTTTCTCAGTCTCGACTCATTAACAAGCATTGCTCTCGTATTCGTTGAAACCGTATTGTGACaaaaatatacaatattttttataaatatgtaagaaatttcatttattttatactcTTTAATGCATACCTTGGCTCTACTTAACGATTCCTTGGTGCATCACGTGACACATCAAATGATCCAGATTTGTTTCATACGAGTTTGACGTAGTTAATGGATTTGGACCTTAACTGTTTCGCCTACACATACGTAAGGGGTCTTGCTAGGTGCACTCAGCagtattgctggtgcacccagcattttccatttttccaattttatcATTCACTTTTAGGGAAGAATGACACTCTTATGGAAGAGGTTCTTTGATAAGATTCTTAGGGAAGAAGTTTTTCGTAAGATTTATTTATAtgggtatttttgttttttttaatttcttaaagttttatttttttaattattaatatgttaaattactcatttgtgcattaaatttttttactattacaaaatttaatataaattttgtaatagtaaatatttttttaaaaaatatatatggattaaataattcatatgatttatatcaaaattaattgtcacaatttattatttaaatttacatgtgcattaaatacacattagaaattttagtgttatatataacaacattatttattttataacgttATTGGTTCATTAGTTCAGTTGGTTAAAGCGTTGTGTCAATAACCTGAAAGTTACATGTTTGAGTCTTGCATGGTGTACTTGATTCGTTAGGAGTATACGATGAAGTTGGGTTGTTATTCGTCGTCGGAGAAGTAGATATACACCTGAAATCCATAtgtttctaattttcttttaattgtaaataaaattatatgaattatatatttaatttgttttgtagtGTAAACTTTTTTGTAATAGTTTTAGCAATTTTAGAAATATTGATttggtgatattattttatagtggtataaaaaatgtatttagtaattagattggtaaaaaaaatgaatatataaacttttaaaaattactaaaactaacattaaattgcttaaaaattaatttagtgattaattaaaaataatttaattcataaacatGGTCAAAATAATTACTAAAAGACAGTGTTTGTCGCACAATGTTACttcaatattacaaaaaaattatgatcaaGACATAGTAAAATAACTATCATATAAGAAATCGATAACTAACAAAGGGATAATATTCGACAAATTGTTTGTAGCAAAAGCACAGTTAAAAGGAATAATGTTTCGAGTcctaataattttgaatttaattcataaacatggacaaaacaaaacataGTTAACTGTTGGATCAGGGAATTTGAAGACAATTTTCATGTCAGCTTTGAAGGACTGGgtttcacaaaaatattttcatatagcTCCAATTTTAGTTGTCTTTCTCCAGAGATTGAACACAATCCGACATTCTGTATTGTCCTCCAAATTCAAATGAGTCTAACCTTtgtctttaagaaaataatacatgGTGCTTGGAACGTCCTAATATTAAGAATAATGTTATGTTagaaatatatgaaatttaGAACTTGGAAGATAAATGATTGTTGGCAAGTAAATTGCAAAGTTGTTTACCAAGCTGCAGGTAATTTTGTGCTGAGTGAGAAGCACGTTGAAAGTGACAAAAATTAACACTTGATGGTATAATGAGTGTcatcttggaaattattttggATGGTTACTGCTCTTGAATACGGTGAGAAAGAATACACTCTTACCATAATGGGTTAACAACACTTGATAATCTCCGTGATAGAAATCTCTTAGTGTTGTCCATCCTGCTACAATGGTTAGTCTGCCCAAATCTTGGTTGTAGAGAACAGTATGCAAATTTTCATCCTTGTCAAACAAATGCCAGAAACGGTCAAGTACATTTTTCCACCTCACAGCAAATGACCTACTAACTTCACTATAATTCTACATTTCAAATAGATAAAACATTAGAATGAGACAAATAGGTTGGTTAGTTGCACAAAATAACAGAATAATgatatgttaattaaatcaaaatgaagatgaCCTGGTCCTTGGTGTTAACGGTGTTTAAAATAGCCTCTGATGCAACTATGACCTTCAGCATGATCTTGACCATTTCGCAACACTGTTTGTGCTcttcatttgttaattttgacaTAATTCACATTCAAGCATGATATTTAAGCAGATTATTATACAATGATATAACAAAATTGACATTTAATTAGCAGTCATGATGAACGCCAGTTCATTCTTAGCGATTGGCAGAATTATTAATCTATTAACTAGACatatatttgaaagaaaaatgatttcaaATAAAACTGTTAAGTAGCATAAACATAAACCGAAACAAACATATAAATGTTGTTCCAAAGCATATTCATCAACGCACACAATAAGTCCAGTGTACAGTTACTTCAAAATgacataagtacattcatcaaACAGTTTTAAGCATTGGGAGAACATGACAAAAATTAGTCATCAGAGTTACGTaattattttcatcattaatGTCAAAGTAGGTGAATGAAAAACAAACTCCTTTACACATTGTTAACATTAATATTGCAAGCAATTTTGAAGGGAGTGCTAGATTTTAGGTATAAAACTCTACTTAAAACCACTAAGAATTGAGTTTAAAGCCTTCATGACAAAAAGTTTTTACAAGTGTGATCAAAACATCAATGTTGAAGAATAGGGCAAGTGGCTTAAACACTAACATAAAAGATCAAACAGAACAAGTGGCATATTCTTGATGAGACGATGAGTTCTTGGTCGAGTTTGAAAGGTAAACATTCTTATTAAGCATAGTCACAAGAACCACTTCCAATTCCTTGTTGAGGATGCTTAACCATGATGGCGGTGGAGCGGAGCTTGAATGTCGTGTTTCTTGATTCATCAATTccgaaatatattttaaattttggtttcaatatttgtttcaatttttgaaaaagttaaacaaatataatattacaatattttaaattatggcCAAACTAATCTTAGTTTTAGAAAtataatctaatctaatcttagACTTAGTAATGTAACCTAATCtgagtaataattaaaatatttttttatataaaaaaaatcaatacttaACAAACAAatcagataaatattttttgaccaAATAAGCccatacataataaaaaatcaatacattatcaaatttcacaaattattaccaaaacataattacactacaaaacaatttcaaaaataattcacagttttttgttcaattaaataaaaaaaaaactcatacggATCAACAATCTGTATGGACCATACGAATCATCACTCTGtatgagtatttttttcaacaaaaaaaaaattgcttttgtCGTTGATGCACAACAAACCAACACATTCATTCAATACAAAGCAATAAATCtcccaaaaatgaaaaagctTTACATGAATACAAAGCAATGAATCAAACAATACATTCATACGAAAAGGATAACTTACCTTGGAGAAGATAAAGCCAAAGGGGCACGCGATAGAGGAACCAACACTGAGTAGCAACGAAGAAGACGAAGCAAAAGGGGTGCGCGACGAAGGAACCAACAAAAATGGAGAAGAAATAAGAAGCAGAGGAAGAACGAGGAAGACGAACAGGTAGAAAACAAAGCGCGGTGCggaggaaaaaggaagtgacTCGTATGAACGAGTTATTGTTCCTTCAAATATTAACTTACCAAAGGGCAATTTGGTCATTTCATGCAAGCTTCGGGGTGCCCAGCAAAAATGATGGGTGCCTAAAGTAACATCCAAAATTGAGTGACCTGCATGGACTCTTTGGGCTTCATTTGTGTCTACGGACCCACCTTCCATAAGAAACCACTCATTCTTATTTGCCACCAAATTCCATTAGGTTTCCTTCGTATCaggcaagaaagaaaattacataCTAGCTATATGAGTTGACGTTCATGTTTGTTCAAATATCAGAATCTTCTACTCATATTTGTACCAAAggctaattttttaaactttattttttttttcatttcctttaGTTAATCAGCTGATTGAAgttaaaacaatataatttgtttcctaaaatttttatttaagtatGTTTTACTTAAAACAATTATAGAGTGACTgaacttttgaaaaattttctaaaaaacatttgaataagACCAAAATACGTTGAAAAATCTTCTCTTGATTTATAAAAGCAACCATCAAGCAGTCGGGCATTACAAAACAATTCTATGAACCATGATCATGGTTATTGGTGAGAAACATTTTTGCTAATAGTTTAGttattaaacattaattaatccTTTTCACCTAGAATTTGGTgatggtaaaagaaaaaaatgaaaaatgaaataaaagaaaaaaataacacatattCTTCAAACCATGTAATGTCTCTCTTGTTACACCATAAAGTCTCAActtagttcattttattttctgaaacatGATTCTACTAATTAGATATCTCATACCGTGCTCAAATAAatgaagtaatttttatttttatttttcacagacATCTTTTTTCCAAAGACAATAATTGAGACATGATcaactcagaaaaaaaaaaactaagacatGATCATATATTAAATATGGATACTTCTTACAATGAAAATTCAAACCTTATTTGTCATATTGTTGTGAGAAATTAGTTCGTTCCGCAACACTTAACTTTATAGGTTTGTTTTTGCTTTATTGCTTTTTCTACCTAATTTATTTGCTTATTTTGTCACGTGCATAATACTAATTAAGatcaacttttatttttcatattttaaataagtgtCAAGCTtggtaaaaataacaaataagtcaAGCATCTCTTGTGCATGTGCACAGCACCAGCAAAGAATGCGATTCAATAATGTAATGATGGTACGATGGAATGAGAAGAGATGGCAGTCAATTATTAGATCTCTACTGCATCGTACATATGCATCGCTcaggattttattttatttgcgtATAGATGAATGCATATAAAATCTTGAAACTATATAGaaaaacaaggaaaacaaaTTGCACATAAATTGTTAAAGATCGAAAGATATTGAAGCCATCAACTTTGATCACACAAGTACGCAGTGGACACTATGAAGAAAATATAACCACTGTGACAATAGATCAATACAATACAAAATGTGTAACAGAATAAGTGAGTAGGGATGGAAATGAGTCGAGACGTTTGTCAAGGGCTTGTGGCTTGACCTATTGAAGGTTTGACTCGATTTGGCTTGTTTACAGactcaaacttttaaaaaaacttttttagataaaaaggtcaaaatcaaactataaaaaaagtttgttaagcttaACATGTCGGcttgtttaaataataataataactattatctataccatttttaaaacattatgaATGATAGAATGAAGTGACATAAAATGCTTAGAGAGTTTACTTGTAtgtgaaaaattttcaaaaagaaaaagacaagttAAAAGGATAATGCAACCAGATTaatacttccaaagaaaaaaatgttttctaaagatattttcagacaatttaaatattttttaatattatgttctctttttttattttcttttgatatactttgtgtttaaataacttaaattcaatatgattttgtttatcaattattttttgatttttacattacttatacaaaattttataaattttttttttagttagtattttactaggttttaaaataattaattggttaAAGACGTCTTTAAACAAACTTTTAAATAGACTCGTAGGTTAAGCCAGACTTTTATGTAAGTCGAGCCGAACCTTTATAAAAAACTTATGACAGGTAATGAATCAAGCTCCAACTTTGCGTATTCAACTCAAATCTAGCTCAAGTCTAATAAAGCTTGACTTGACTTGATTCATTTTCACCCGTAGGGTAGTGATACTGGGCCTCCTAAAgcctaattaaaaacaaatttggaTTACAAGACAATAAAGGGAAATACGTCTAGATATAGTTGCTTTCTAATTATTGCACTTAATCAGTTCCTTTTTACTACATAAGGGTAACTTGCTTTCAGTGTCTCTGCTTTCTTTgcttgttttgaaaattttatttattgtttatttatcgGTAAGAACAAAAAATCTTGTTGGAAGCGACCTTTGCCTCCACTTTTTGGGCAACTTATTACAAGGTAAAACAAACATCAAACCCTCTCATTCCAGCAAACAATATTGGACTAAGACTCAGCATTCCACCATTGCTATGTATCCTATCATTCATTAGCAAAATTACTTGCTCTCTCGCCTGAATATTTAAcatacaaaactaaaaaaatatgggatacaaaattgaagagaattaaaatggtAATGACATATTTCAAAAACATACAACAAGGATTGAAGTTGAGATGCATGTGGttgaattaatatttgatttatcttttttgaattatttttttagaagtaaAACTTTTTTCTAATTAACTTGAATAgatgctttattttattttaatttacttttgtttactttaaaaaaaaaataaagtgttttttaaaattgtgtctATTCCAAGTTCTTCTCAAACAAAtagtcaaaaagaaaataaaagttgatAGATACTTCAATTTCCCTTGTGTTTTGAATGGAAGAAAACTATAGAGAAATCAAAGTACATTGAATGGAAGAAAACTATAGAGAAATCAAAGTACATTGATGTAACTTTGACAACTATCACatcattttataacttttaactaataATGTTTTCTTAAAACTCACTATTTGATTGAAAGTTTTTTCACATAAATcacatatgcaaaatttcatattaatccaAAATCATTTACTACCtcgtatatataaattaaaatcgatgtaatataaatatttcaaaatatattaaaatatgaagcATTTGATtaccttttattattatttaattttgacaaaaacgatattgataatatataaatataattcaacaattggatcaataaaaatcacattttatatcaagttataaaaataatgtaatagttattaaaattatattggaataattttctttctctctctatatatatatatattaaatacttcaaaatgtttttcatttaattgagtttttatttttaatgattcatttttatttttaaacaaggatagtttgagaagaaaaattattctCTGAGTGGATCGacaaaattaaatgatgttttagcatagagaaaaagagagaggggATCAAATAATACATCAAACACTACCCAAAACAAAGTGAGAATAGAGAAAAAGTCAAACTTTTTATAGCAATGTCTTAAATTTAAATGGAAAACGTTGGTTGGCCGTTATTCTGTTATCTCATTTATCtcaaatataattgtgtaacaAAATCAAAGTAAATTTGTAACAAAATTCTAATGCAACTAGTTATAATTAAATGGTTATCAAATGCAAAGTGATGTGTACAAAGTCATGCACGAATAGCATTACTCAACTTAAATGCTTTGtcaaatctattttttaaaatttttattccaCCAACTGAATCTAACAAAATAGCCATGATTTTTATATGCCATATCATAAGCAACAATGCAGTACTGAGAGATCCAAAATCAGAACATTAGCAATGCAAAACAACCACGAAACCCCACATCAcacagtttttattttatttaattatgttaatgaaaaaaaacacaCCAAAATATATTTGCAGCCATCCAAGGTGCATCTTGATACTAAGGCCAATCATTGTTTTGAAGTTTCGTATCCCAAAGACACCTAAAATTGTCTGCTCCTGTCTTGTCATGTCAACATCTGTCTCACAAAAGGACCCTCTGCCTGAACGCACATGAACAATGTTTCACTGTTTATATTCAAAATTCCACATTCCTTCCCATTGCCTTAAACCACAGAATTAAGTACAGTTTATAGAAAAATACTACCCAATTCAACAACTTCATGATTTGATCAGTTATAAAccacattttaatatattaacatataatggaaatttaatttaattccttACAGTTTATAGCCAACTTGTTACTGTTACATTATTCATGACACCATAAATTTCACCATGACACTTTCAATTTCGTAAGCCTTAGTCAAAAGATCACTTAATTCTCGTCAGATTAACTACCATTTTTTGTGGTAGTCAAGTATGATAGCGTGAAAGACCACCATTTGCCAAGACCAAATACcaagttattttcttttattttattagcacTCAGAAcccaaaactaacaaatttagcAAAACATcataacaaaatatatgtagAAGAAACCGACACATCACAGACAAACAATCCATTAGAGATGGGAAAAGCATATTTGTTTACAAGCTGATGGCACTctaggataaaaaaaagaaaaagaaaaaaaagggtatTCACAAATATAAGTACCTAAAATCCAACTGCACTACCTATTGctttcatattatataattagtcCACTAATCTGCAGTTGCTTTGAAAGTTCCATAAAATTAAGCAACCTATGCCATCAGATATCTTTCACTTCCCAAaccccaaaaaaagtaaaaaaaaaaaaaaaagccaagtTGTCTAAGGCATGTGAGACTGCTGAGTCTCATCCCTATTCTGTGAATCTGGACTCAATAGAATCTCTTCAACCTCTGATGAAGAAGCAGGTAACTTGCAGCATTTCATCTTCTTCAAGTCCTCCCTTGAACAAATGAAAATCCTCTTCACCATGTTGCAGAACTCCCTGCATGTTAGGTGGcacgtgaaaataaataaattagagcAAATAGTTTATGGAatgattgtaaaaaaaaaaatattacattgtcATCCAATCTAATgacatgtatgataaatttattaacttttacgataactatcttaaaattcatgtgtacaattattttttactagttgataaagtaaaaaaaaatatattgataatgcgtggaaattaaacttaatttgttGTTCAATGaaataagaaattgaaagtGGAGTTGCCAACAAAATTCATGTTACTCACGGCCATGGATCATCACCCGCGAGCATcatatcattttcatcatcTGTGAAAGTAACAGCCCATTTGTCTTGTGAACGCAGCTCTCCTCTGATCTCAAACAATTTCTCAAGTTCATCTATGAGATCATCATAGCCACTCAACGTGGTCAAGTCAAACGCACGACCAACAGCAACACCTTGCATTTGCACCTTCTCAAGAATATTAAAGTCAGCATATCCCTCAACTAAGAAACCattataacttaattaaaaaatgaaagtgaaatttgaaggaaaaaattggTTATTAGAGAATGTGACACTCTTGGACTCCTACCTACCTCTACCAATACCATTAACCATTAACCATAATTCTTGAAAGATGACCAAATTTCCTACCCTTTTACATTATTTGACTTTGCTCCTAAATATGAAAGGAATCTCAGATTATTTCATTTCACACAAGGCTGACAATGTGTACCTTAGTCCGCGTCCTCATGGATAGTACAGTGGCCTGCTTGTTCTGCCACTGATTTGGTGATGCCTCAGAAATAATTTGCTTCTGCCCTTTGTTGGACAGTGAATAGTTGGGAGTCTGAACCCTCTCAGTTTCACATGCAGCTGCAGGAATAGATTCTTTGGGACCACTAAGAACAACACTTGAGCTTGGACCTCTCTGTTCCCTCTCTGAAGGAGTAGTAATAACGTTGCTACAATTGTTAGTCAAATTAACTCCAAATAACCAGCAATCAAGGGAGTTCTCAGTCTTTTTCCCATCTTCCACACCGTCGCATGTGGGACCATCACTTGATCTAGATGGAACATTAGGATAACCAGAGATCAGTGATCGTGCCGAAACGccgttgttgctgttgttgttatTGGGATCAGAAAAAAGGTTTGGAGTGGCATTCAAATGTGGTGAAGAAGGCCATACTCCTTCCATTCGGACTCTAGTACTGATGCTAGAGTTATTAGCATTAATAGGATTGCTATTAATAATGTCTTTCTGCCTCAGAGAGCATGGAACAACCTGATTTTCCTTGCTTTGGACCTCAGCAGCAGCACCTAATTGACTAAGCTCATTGGAAGAACCATGATACCAGAAACCTGAAGCAGCTGAattgaaaatatcaaaataatatctTTAGGTTCATTTAATGTCACACAATACATTAAAGAAGTAAATGAAGATAGCTTAGGACAAGTTTCCTACCAGAAGATAAAACATCAGCAGGCCTAGACCTTTTACCCTTAACTGCTGGTTGTGTGACATTCAAAGCAGTAGAAGCTACAAAAGGCTCTATCTCCCAACAAGAAACTCTATCTGGCCTTGGAATTGTTGCTGGTTCATCCCATTGAACCTAAAtggcaaaaaaaatcatacataagCTAAAATGGATGCATACAATTAATTTAAGAGTAAAAGGGTTTTTAAATGGGTTGTTCAGAATAATGTTCAACCTTCAATGAGCGCCACTGAGAATTTGACCACCCTGCAGACACGTCTCCAACCCCAACAATAGTACCGGAAAATCTGACCAAATAATTGCACAGTAATTAAGTACCAACTGGCAAGGAAGGTAACATTTTGAACAAAATAGTAATTGTTTACATGAATACCTTCTCTCAGGTGAGTCATCTCCCTCGAATCGCATCTTGAATCGCATGCtgagtgaaaatttattgttGACTGCCTCCAGATATTTGTTCAAACCAACAATAAACTGGCTAGTCCTAAATGAATCAAAAGATGTGCGTAAGGGCAAAGTTACACAAATTGGAGGACTATAAGCTAGTGACATGACATATACAAtacaattattgttttttacaaACCTTGGCTTATAATAAACCAAAAACATTGTACGAGTCATGACAGCATGGGAAGCAGTGGCAAGcacgccgagatgcatgctctGGCTTGATATCACAGATGAAGGCATAGGACTCTGCTGCCGCGCTAAACGTCTGACACCAACTCTCAATTGTCCATGCTCTCCCCTGCAACAATCAAGTGCAACCTCAGTAGGAGGCCCAAAATAAAAACAGGAAATTATACAAAGCATCAAAATTTGATCTCCAATACCTTAGAAACACAAAAGCATCTCCAGCAACCAATCTTTTAGATGCAACGAAAGTACTCCAACCAGTTGTAAGCAAATGCCTCCTTGGTTGACCTTATCACATTAATGAAAGGGATAAGAAAAATTTGCAGTAATAAAGCAGATATGAGTACTATGTCTCTAGCATTCTTCTTTTGATGCAAATCAcaatattcattcattcattcagaATTTGAACATGCAACTAAAATTTACTACTCATATCAAAACCAATTTACCCCTATATATATGCTTAAACTTCCACTCAAATCCATGAAGATCCTTTGCTGCCAACTCCTGAGTAGGGGTTGATTGAGTCATGTCCtacaatatattaataaaaagtatttcaaatttatgaaattttcatttcttctttttcaa
This region of Glycine max cultivar Williams 82 chromosome 7, Glycine_max_v4.0, whole genome shotgun sequence genomic DNA includes:
- the LOC100790981 gene encoding auxin response factor 18 isoform X1; translation: MAHLECNLGGPGSSGTSQPEKGLKDDDLYRELWKLCAGPLVDVPRNGDRVFYFPQGHMEQLQASTDQELNQEIPHFNLPAKIFCRVVNIQLLAEQDTDEVYACIALLPESDQTEPTNPDPNVSEAPKQKFHSFCKILTASDTSTHGGFSVLRKHATECLPELDMTQSTPTQELAAKDLHGFEWKFKHIYRGQPRRHLLTTGWSTFVASKRLVAGDAFVFLRGEHGQLRVGVRRLARQQSPMPSSVISSQSMHLGVLATASHAVMTRTMFLVYYKPRTSQFIVGLNKYLEAVNNKFSLSMRFKMRFEGDDSPERRFSGTIVGVGDVSAGWSNSQWRSLKVQWDEPATIPRPDRVSCWEIEPFVASTALNVTQPAVKGKRSRPADVLSSAASGFWYHGSSNELSQLGAAAEVQSKENQVVPCSLRQKDIINSNPINANNSSISTRVRMEGVWPSSPHLNATPNLFSDPNNNNSNNGVSARSLISGYPNVPSRSSDGPTCDGVEDGKKTENSLDCWLFGVNLTNNCSNVITTPSEREQRGPSSSVVLSGPKESIPAAACETERVQTPNYSLSNKGQKQIISEASPNQWQNKQATVLSMRTRTKVQMQGVAVGRAFDLTTLSGYDDLIDELEKLFEIRGELRSQDKWAVTFTDDENDMMLAGDDPWPEFCNMVKRIFICSREDLKKMKCCKLPASSSEVEEILLSPDSQNRDETQQSHMP
- the LOC100790981 gene encoding auxin response factor 18 isoform X2, which encodes MAHLECNLGGPGSSGTSQPEKGLKDDDLYRELWKLCAGPLVDVPRNGDRVFYFPQGHMEQLQASTDQELNQEIPHFNLPAKIFCRVVNIQLLAEQDTDEVYACIALLPESDQTEPTNPDPNVSEAPKQKFHSFCKILTASDTSTHGGFSVLRKHATECLPELDMTQSTPTQELAAKDLHGFEWKFKHIYRGQPRRHLLTTGWSTFVASKRLVAGDAFVFLRGEHGQLRVGVRRLARQQSPMPSSVISSQSMHLGVLATASHAVMTRTMFLVYYKPRTSQFIVGLNKYLEAVNNKFSLSMRFKMRFEGDDSPERRFSGTIVGVGDVSAGWSNSQWRSLKVQWDEPATIPRPDRVSCWEIEPFVASTALNVTQPAVKGKRSRPADVLSSGFWYHGSSNELSQLGAAAEVQSKENQVVPCSLRQKDIINSNPINANNSSISTRVRMEGVWPSSPHLNATPNLFSDPNNNNSNNGVSARSLISGYPNVPSRSSDGPTCDGVEDGKKTENSLDCWLFGVNLTNNCSNVITTPSEREQRGPSSSVVLSGPKESIPAAACETERVQTPNYSLSNKGQKQIISEASPNQWQNKQATVLSMRTRTKVQMQGVAVGRAFDLTTLSGYDDLIDELEKLFEIRGELRSQDKWAVTFTDDENDMMLAGDDPWPEFCNMVKRIFICSREDLKKMKCCKLPASSSEVEEILLSPDSQNRDETQQSHMP